The following coding sequences are from one Thermoplasmata archaeon window:
- a CDS encoding SRPBCC domain-containing protein, which yields MALTKMRTIQLQIFTRVSPKSAFKAISDPELLKRWLLDGATLSLRRGGRYSFTWDSGPTHTGKVLEFVPEKQITLTWQWPGQEDMLVTRLKLEIEPKNAGTVVKLTHSGFPKQERWVDLYGGSIQGWMYFLMNLKSVLDHGQDLRSQYDW from the coding sequence ATGGCGCTCACCAAGATGCGAACGATTCAACTGCAGATCTTCACTCGAGTCTCCCCCAAGAGCGCCTTCAAGGCGATCTCCGATCCCGAGCTTCTCAAGCGCTGGTTGCTGGACGGCGCAACCCTATCCCTCCGCCGAGGCGGCCGCTACTCGTTCACCTGGGATAGCGGCCCGACCCACACAGGCAAAGTGCTCGAGTTCGTCCCCGAGAAACAGATCACCCTGACCTGGCAGTGGCCCGGGCAGGAGGATATGCTAGTGACCAGGCTGAAGCTGGAGATTGAGCCCAAGAACGCCGGAACCGTGGTGAAGCTCACGCACTCGGGCTTTCCGAAACAGGAGCGATGGGTCGACCTCTACGGCGGGTCGATCCAAGGATGGATGTACTTCCTGATGAACCTCAAGTCCGTCCTGGATCACGGTCAGGACCTGCGATCGCAGTACGACTGGTAG
- a CDS encoding thioredoxin domain-containing protein, protein MPKLVPGTVVIVNDENFDQEVIRSDLPVVVDFYADWCAPCRATEPLMRELSEHWVGRVKFAKVIVDESSAVTQSYGIHSIPAYLFLNQGKEKGREIGPVEPGEFRTILKKHFEFA, encoded by the coding sequence GTGCCGAAGCTGGTGCCTGGAACCGTCGTCATCGTCAACGATGAGAACTTCGACCAAGAGGTGATCCGCTCGGATCTCCCGGTCGTCGTCGATTTCTACGCGGATTGGTGCGCTCCCTGCCGCGCCACCGAACCGCTCATGCGAGAGCTGAGCGAGCACTGGGTCGGTCGGGTCAAGTTCGCGAAGGTGATTGTGGACGAGTCGAGCGCGGTGACCCAGTCCTACGGGATCCACTCGATCCCGGCCTACCTCTTCCTCAACCAAGGGAAGGAGAAGGGACGGGAGATCGGACCCGTCGAACCCGGCGAGTTCCGGACGATCCTGAAGAAGCACTTCGAATTCGCGTAG
- a CDS encoding ABC transporter permease: MKLPPVLRLVVRNFASNLDPLTIIIRFGQPVITIVVLGTMFSSIISTNVTGGGSYTAFLVPGMIAFQMITGGVVSGNLFWLDRRWAMVEQIFLGPFRRSEYLGGLVLTTLLFALVGVGIMMLVGLPFIGIPSLSPLGVATVLLTVALGSIFFAGLLIALGTRLRSANAYFTIQSFLQLFVIFLSTVYYPITSNTPKALAVVFYANPLTYAANTIRDAFGGTLGVTDLESLGVLGALAIVAFGAAIWGFRTMDLGPIQ, encoded by the coding sequence GTGAAACTTCCGCCGGTACTCCGGTTGGTGGTTCGGAACTTTGCGTCGAACCTGGACCCGCTGACCATCATCATTCGCTTCGGCCAACCGGTCATCACGATCGTCGTCCTCGGCACGATGTTCAGTTCGATCATTTCCACCAACGTGACCGGCGGGGGATCATACACGGCGTTCCTGGTCCCCGGGATGATCGCCTTCCAGATGATCACCGGAGGGGTGGTCTCGGGGAACCTGTTCTGGCTCGACCGCCGGTGGGCGATGGTGGAGCAGATCTTCTTGGGGCCCTTCCGTCGCTCCGAGTACCTCGGCGGGCTCGTGCTCACCACGCTCCTCTTCGCGCTCGTGGGAGTCGGCATCATGATGCTGGTCGGGCTTCCGTTCATCGGCATCCCATCGCTCTCCCCGCTGGGCGTAGCCACGGTCCTCCTCACCGTCGCTCTCGGGAGCATCTTCTTCGCGGGGCTCCTGATCGCGCTCGGGACCCGACTGCGCTCGGCGAACGCCTACTTCACCATCCAGTCGTTCCTCCAGCTGTTCGTCATCTTCCTCTCCACCGTCTATTATCCCATCACCTCGAACACCCCGAAGGCCCTCGCGGTGGTCTTCTACGCCAACCCGCTCACCTACGCCGCGAACACGATCCGAGACGCGTTCGGCGGCACGCTCGGAGTGACCGACCTCGAGTCGCTCGGGGTCCTCGGCGCACTGGCCATCGTCGCGTTCGGGGCCGCCATCTGGGGGTTCCGGACCATGGACCTCGGGCCGATCCAATAA
- a CDS encoding ABC transporter ATP-binding protein: MVKLSAGFAAAYRATMPSDQIALEAFDLGYAYAPGRFAIRHLNIDLHRGEVLGLLGRNGAGKTTTVRLLTTLLPPTEGTAVVLGQDVRYGGRALRSRLGVVLQAESLDFVTVERNLTLYAFLWGVPREVAKSRAEEMIELFELGEARRRKPWALSGGERRRFQVARELMHDMEILFLDEPTVGLDAIARRRILRYLKERARHGLSIVFTTHILHEADMLCDRIAVFHLGQLLALDTAEELKRKHAGAREVSVTFTAPPAPEVRTELARELEARGAVLLERVEDLTAPETKVAFLAPHAEEMLPWLSHWA, translated from the coding sequence ATGGTCAAGTTGAGCGCTGGATTCGCCGCAGCCTACCGAGCGACCATGCCTTCCGATCAGATTGCCTTGGAGGCCTTCGATCTTGGATACGCGTACGCTCCGGGGCGGTTCGCCATCCGACATCTCAACATCGACTTGCACCGGGGAGAGGTCTTGGGGCTGCTCGGTCGCAATGGCGCGGGCAAGACCACCACCGTCCGGCTCCTCACGACGCTACTGCCCCCGACCGAAGGAACCGCCGTCGTTCTAGGTCAGGATGTTCGGTACGGTGGGCGAGCCCTCCGCTCACGTCTCGGGGTCGTGCTCCAGGCTGAGTCGCTCGACTTCGTAACGGTCGAACGGAATCTCACGCTCTACGCGTTTCTCTGGGGCGTACCTCGGGAGGTGGCGAAGAGCCGGGCCGAGGAAATGATCGAGCTCTTCGAGCTCGGAGAGGCTCGGCGTCGCAAACCGTGGGCCCTCTCGGGCGGAGAGCGTCGCCGCTTCCAGGTGGCGCGAGAGCTCATGCACGACATGGAGATCCTGTTCCTGGACGAACCGACCGTCGGCTTGGACGCGATCGCACGGCGCCGGATCCTGCGCTACCTGAAGGAGCGGGCCCGGCACGGTCTATCGATCGTGTTCACGACGCACATCCTCCACGAAGCCGACATGCTGTGCGACCGGATCGCGGTGTTCCACCTCGGTCAGCTCCTCGCCCTGGACACTGCCGAGGAGCTCAAGCGCAAGCACGCCGGAGCGCGAGAAGTATCGGTCACGTTCACTGCCCCGCCCGCGCCCGAAGTGCGCACGGAGCTCGCGCGCGAGCTCGAAGCCCGTGGTGCCGTTCTTCTGGAACGGGTAGAGGACCTTACCGCCCCCGAGACGAAGGTCGCGTTCTTGGCACCGCATGCCGAAGAGATGCTGCCATGGCTCAGCCACTGGGCCTAG
- the purH gene encoding bifunctional phosphoribosylaminoimidazolecarboxamide formyltransferase/IMP cyclohydrolase translates to MAPESNRQVRITRALLSVDDKAGLVDFARALSLHQIELWATGGTQRSISSAGIPVRAAEELTGIGSWFGGRVKTLHPAILGGVLAPRTEEGARELADRNLLPFDLVVVNFYPFERHLTEHPDAKDREEFVDIGGVTLARAAAKNHQDVAIVVDPADYPGITSELGTRSGALSDATRLRLALKAFERTAAYDAAIARGLGPATDRSSDPFPAEVTFRREPLKLRYGENPHQRASVYSAVGFGLPSTPFALVKGDSLSFTNLLDLDTALATVAEFPGPSAAVVKHATPCGVASGATVKEALERAVASDPVARYGCAIAINRPFGAGDADALAGIFVDLLSAPSFDEASRERLALRPKIKLVRIEPPSPQAERWEAHSGLGRLLLQEVDRRELVPPDLRLVTGTAVTPEELCSLDFAWRVVRHAKSNAIVLAHGSRTVGIGSGQPTRARSVELACAVAGPRAKGAILASDAFFPFADGVEIAGKAGVRAIIQPGGSLRDPEVIAMADKFGMSMYFTGWRVFRH, encoded by the coding sequence GTGGCGCCGGAATCCAATCGACAGGTGCGGATCACGCGGGCGTTGCTATCGGTCGACGATAAGGCCGGCCTGGTCGACTTCGCGCGAGCCCTTTCTCTCCATCAAATCGAGCTGTGGGCAACGGGAGGCACCCAGCGCTCGATCTCGTCGGCCGGGATCCCGGTCCGTGCGGCGGAGGAGCTCACGGGCATCGGCTCCTGGTTCGGCGGGCGCGTTAAGACGCTCCATCCCGCCATTCTCGGTGGGGTGCTCGCTCCCCGGACCGAGGAGGGGGCCCGGGAGCTGGCCGATCGCAACCTCCTCCCCTTCGATCTCGTGGTCGTGAACTTCTACCCGTTCGAGCGCCACCTTACCGAGCATCCGGACGCGAAGGATCGCGAGGAGTTCGTGGATATCGGCGGCGTCACGCTCGCTCGAGCCGCCGCCAAGAACCATCAGGACGTGGCGATCGTGGTCGATCCCGCCGACTATCCGGGGATCACTTCCGAACTGGGAACGCGCTCCGGGGCCCTTTCGGACGCGACCCGGCTCCGTCTCGCGTTGAAGGCGTTCGAGCGAACGGCCGCCTACGACGCGGCGATCGCCCGTGGGCTCGGGCCCGCTACCGATCGCTCCTCGGACCCCTTCCCGGCGGAGGTCACCTTCCGTCGCGAACCGCTCAAGCTTCGGTACGGCGAGAACCCGCACCAGCGCGCGTCCGTGTACTCCGCCGTGGGCTTCGGACTCCCGTCCACACCGTTCGCACTAGTGAAAGGGGACTCCCTCTCCTTCACGAACCTTCTGGACCTCGACACCGCGCTCGCCACGGTCGCCGAGTTCCCCGGCCCCAGCGCCGCCGTCGTCAAGCATGCCACCCCGTGCGGGGTCGCTTCGGGAGCCACGGTGAAGGAGGCCCTCGAACGGGCCGTGGCAAGCGACCCGGTCGCCCGATACGGCTGTGCTATCGCCATCAACCGGCCGTTCGGAGCCGGCGATGCGGACGCGCTCGCGGGGATCTTTGTGGATCTTCTCTCCGCTCCATCATTCGATGAAGCGAGCCGAGAGCGCCTCGCCCTTCGACCCAAGATCAAGCTCGTACGGATCGAGCCGCCCTCGCCTCAAGCGGAGCGCTGGGAGGCTCATAGTGGGCTCGGCCGCCTTTTGCTCCAAGAGGTCGATCGGCGTGAGCTCGTTCCACCGGACCTTCGCCTCGTGACCGGCACCGCCGTGACCCCGGAGGAGCTCTGCTCCCTCGATTTTGCCTGGCGGGTCGTCCGGCATGCGAAATCCAACGCGATCGTCCTCGCCCACGGGTCCCGGACCGTGGGAATCGGTTCCGGCCAGCCGACCCGAGCCCGTTCGGTCGAGCTTGCGTGCGCGGTGGCCGGTCCTCGGGCCAAGGGCGCGATCCTCGCTTCGGATGCCTTCTTCCCGTTCGCCGACGGCGTCGAGATCGCCGGCAAGGCCGGCGTCCGCGCGATCATCCAGCCCGGAGGTAGCCTGCGCGACCCGGAAGTGATCGCGATGGCCGACAAGTTCGGGATGTCGATGTACTTCACCGGGTGGCGGGTCTTCCGCCACTAG
- the ftsZ gene encoding cell division protein FtsZ: MKSIIQEAIAKHQENQTLVDDRPKPANPSYVSVDDAELAKLADTLRVNIRIVGCGGGGSNTINRCTEEGIQGAEMCAINTDAKHLLTIHSPRKILIGRRATKGLGAGARPEIGEEAARENEEEIRQFLQGAHIVFITAGMGGGTGTGSAHLVARLAKEAGALTMGVVTLPFPGEGTARMEQARDGLERLRRVCDTTIVIQNEKLLELVPRMPLDAAFKLADAVLMTGIKGIAEIVTRPGLVNLDYADILTVMKDGGVALIGLGESESATDRVTEAVTEALTSPLLGNVDLKDATGALVRVIGGPTMTVSEAEKAAALVGGKISKRARIIWGCTVENSPEMENTIKVLLIITGVRAASLLGQKGGGYASGQSEEVIDLVR; encoded by the coding sequence ATGAAGTCCATTATTCAGGAAGCGATCGCGAAGCACCAGGAGAACCAGACCCTGGTGGACGACCGACCCAAGCCCGCGAACCCATCGTACGTGAGCGTCGACGATGCGGAGCTCGCGAAGCTCGCGGACACGCTGCGGGTCAACATCCGCATCGTGGGATGCGGCGGCGGCGGGTCCAACACCATCAACCGTTGCACCGAGGAGGGGATTCAGGGCGCCGAGATGTGCGCCATCAATACGGATGCGAAACACCTGTTGACCATCCACTCCCCGCGCAAGATCCTCATCGGCCGCCGGGCCACGAAGGGCCTCGGCGCCGGCGCTCGCCCCGAGATCGGGGAGGAAGCGGCCCGGGAGAACGAGGAGGAGATTCGCCAGTTCCTGCAGGGAGCTCACATCGTCTTCATCACCGCCGGCATGGGCGGTGGTACCGGGACGGGATCCGCGCACCTCGTCGCGCGCCTCGCCAAGGAAGCCGGCGCCCTGACGATGGGTGTGGTCACGCTTCCGTTCCCCGGTGAAGGGACCGCGCGCATGGAGCAGGCCCGCGATGGGCTCGAGCGCCTGCGCCGCGTGTGCGACACCACGATCGTCATCCAGAACGAGAAGCTGCTCGAACTGGTTCCCCGGATGCCGCTCGACGCGGCCTTCAAGCTCGCGGACGCCGTGCTGATGACCGGGATCAAGGGAATCGCCGAGATCGTCACCCGCCCCGGCCTCGTCAACCTCGACTACGCCGACATCCTGACCGTCATGAAGGACGGTGGGGTCGCCCTCATCGGGCTCGGCGAGAGCGAGAGCGCGACCGACCGGGTCACCGAAGCGGTGACGGAGGCACTCACCTCTCCACTGCTCGGCAACGTCGATCTCAAGGACGCCACGGGGGCCCTCGTCCGCGTGATCGGCGGACCCACCATGACCGTCTCCGAGGCCGAGAAGGCCGCGGCACTGGTCGGCGGCAAGATCTCCAAGCGCGCCCGGATCATCTGGGGCTGCACGGTCGAGAACTCTCCCGAGATGGAGAACACCATCAAGGTGCTCCTGATCATCACGGGCGTACGCGCGGCGAGCCTCCTCGGCCAGAAGGGCGGAGGCTATGCCAGCGGACAATCCGAGGAAGTCATCGACCTCGTCCGGTAA